In Eleginops maclovinus isolate JMC-PN-2008 ecotype Puerto Natales chromosome 10, JC_Emac_rtc_rv5, whole genome shotgun sequence, the following proteins share a genomic window:
- the faap100 gene encoding LOW QUALITY PROTEIN: Fanconi anemia core complex-associated protein 100 (The sequence of the model RefSeq protein was modified relative to this genomic sequence to represent the inferred CDS: inserted 2 bases in 2 codons) has translation MDVRCAVETCAEFGFSGATCTPRIRCGLGTDVFLCTGSDEVYIFSTEGKILTAILQFPGPVSDLVQSHDKQCLYVACRSGVYCVSLQLLLSRVESSPADASSELKISSESLVAAEEGVSSLLLVGSVLLTLSQRDESWMLTLYKSSNYEKLSSFSQVSGVGHTEGKTMMRRSPVLICVYASDALSSIPNSSSNEAPNEGHFHLDSVLFKLLFGIDVALAKSPIILCGLPDGCLCFLPLRLPGSRLRVLHSLEQPVVFVGASIATKTSPGQCLVALGELGRVVVIKADKGGSSEARGNITALIEGCVPGPVVCGCVDKNTLYYSTGSDLLLLELSERKSGGEGQERXEETRRKTDAALQSPTSLNVCQLAALAQPTCNTAGVVELLALSVRGRLRRIKLPVRTEDDRLSSVSNSQVGRSVRDLLSAIGDVCERASVLKTSIKSKNQILQHLNQVLNISYLLMAGTHSDENHPPXPENPIRCRAATSWSRLLLEDSLNLTCVLDNSSPYVLERGWTLSITVFPLSHPPSAGGENSSTNFSFPFQNLHPGETLEVSLPLRAAGDPSFPVTVSCSLLFSLTSLLGEEAANLLALQISCISLPLNTLTVDWLHALQVSSHKAVQEKITPQATDPTEAFLRSCRLRKVEGGGEGALKYLASVRVSAELLRDTLMVKKSSDFDPLATNVATENVCLSLLEWLLSEGPGGVTTGQKGDKVSLSDSVVQAQGPNRQTVKLTAKEVYAGEEESLATVEVQVQSSSIAAVCGLHHAVLRRVQTLLQRAPERAASTKSVQSLGLRQALQRAEHLLQQIQQSRVSEVFGGGVSTGQMSRTLLNVYREMRENPLVII, from the exons ATGGACGTACGGTGTGCTGTGGAGACTTGTGCAGAGTTTGGCTTCTCAGGAGCAACATGCACACCCAGGATCAGGTGTGGTTTGGGGACAGATGTGTTCCTCTGCACTGGCAGCGACGAGGTTTATATCTTCAGCACTGAGGGGAAAATACTCACG GCTATCCTCCAGTTTCCTGGTCCTGTGAGTGACCTGGTTCAGAGTCACGATAAGCAGTGCCTCTATGTAGCCTGTAGGAGCGGAGTCTATTGCGTCAGTTTACAACTTCTGCTATCTAG GGTTGAAAGCTCCCCAGCTGATGCATCCTCTGAGCTGAAAATCTCCTCCGAGTCTCTGGTCGCTGCAGAAGAAGGAGTGTCATCGCTGCTCCTCGTCGGCTCTGTGCTACTGACTCTTTCCCAGAGAGACGAGTCCTGGATGTTGACTCTGTACAAATCCTCAAACTACGAGAAGCTCAGCTCGTTCAGTCAGGTCTCAGGAGTTGGACACACTGAGGGAAAGACGATGATGAGAAGAAGTCCGGTGCTGATTTGTGTTTATGCCAGCGATGCATTGTCTTCCATCCCCAATTCCTCATCAAATGAAGCTCCAAATGAGGGCCATTTTCACCTCGATTCAGTCCTCTTCAAACTTCTTTTTGGGATCGACGTCGCACTAGCCAAATCCCCCATTATCCTTTGTGGCCTTCCAGACGGGTGCTTGTGCTTCCTCCCTCTGCGTCTCCCAGGATCAAGGCTCCGAGTCCTGCACAGCCTGGAGCAGCCGGTCGTATTTGTTGGAGCTTCTATAGCCACAAAAACCAGTCCGGGGCAGTGTTTGGTGGCATTGGGTGAACTGGGGAGAGTGGTGGTGATCAAAGCCGACAAAGGAGGGTCATCAGAGGCAAGGGGAAACATTACAGCTCTTATTGAGGGTTGTGTGCCGGGGCCTGTggtgtgtggctgtgtggaTAAAAACACTCTTTACTACAGCACTGGGTCAGACCTGCTGCTACTGGAGCTATCAGAGCGGAAATCTGGAGGAGAAGGCCAGGAAA GTGAGGAAACACGCAGAAAGACAGACGCTGCTCTCCAAAGCCCCAccagtttaaatgtgtgtcaactcGCTGCCTTGGCCCAGCCTACGTGCAACACTGCAG GTGTAGTGGAGCTGCTGGCTCTGTCTGTCAGAGGGCGGCTGCGGAGGATCAAATTACCTGTGAGGACGGAGGACGACAGATTGTCCTCCGTGTCCAACTCTCAGGTCGGCCGCAGCGTCAGGGACCTGCTGTCCGCCATCGGGGACGTCTGTGAAAG AGCATCGGTGCTGAAAACCTCCATCAAATCCAAAAACCAGATTCTGCAGCACCTGAATCAAGTGCTCAACATCAGCTACCTTCTGATGGCCGGTACACACAGTGATGAAAATCATCCTC GCCCAGAGAACCCAATCAGATGTCGAGCTGCAACCAGCTGGAGCAGATTGCTTCTGGAAGACTCCCTGAACCTGACGTGTGTCCTGGATAACTCCAGTCCTTATGTCTTGGAGCGAGGCTGGACATTAAGCATCACTGTGTTTCCTCTGTCTCATCCTCCCAGTGCAGGAGGGGAGAACTCCTCCACAAACTTTTCATTCCCGTTCCAAAACCTCCATCCAGGCGAGACGTTAGAAGTGTCGCTGCCTCTCAGAGCTGCAGGCGATCCATCCTTCCCCGTGACAGTAAGCTGCTCACTCCTCTTCTCCCTCACCAGCCTCCTGGGAGAGGAAGCTGCAAACCTTCTCGCTCTGCAGATTAGCTGCATCAGTTTGCCCCTGAACACACTGACAGTGGATTGGCTGCACGCCCTGCAGGTGAGCAGCCATAAAGCCGTCCAAGAGAAGATCACACCTCAAGCAACAGATCCCACTGAAGCTTTTTTAAGATCATGCCGTCTTAGAAAAgtagaaggaggaggagaaggtgcTTTAAAGTATTTAGCAAGTGTACGGGTGTCTGCAGAGTTACTGAGGGACACACTTATGGTGAAGAAAAGCTCAGATTTTGACCCACTGGCGACAAATGTGGCTACTGAAAATGTGTGCCTTTCTCTGCTGGAGTGGCTTCTGTCTGAAGGTCCTGGAGGAGTGACGACGGGACAAAAAGGAGACAAAGTCTCACTCAGCGACTCAGTGGTGCAAGCTCAAGGTCCGAACAGACAGACTGTCAAACTGACTGCAAAAGAG GTGTATGCAGGGGAGGAGGAGTCCCTGGCCACGGTGGAGGTTCAGGTTCAGAGCTCCTCTATAGCAGCAGTGTGTGGACTTCATCACGCCGTGCTGCGACGAGTACAg ACTCTGCTGCAGAGGGCTCCAGAGAGAGCTGCTTCCACAAAGAGTGTCCAGAGTTTGGGGTTAAGACAGGCTCTGCAGCGGGCCGAG CACCTGTTGCAACAGATCCAGCAAAGTCGAGTGTCAGAGGTCTTCGGCGGGGGGGTGTCCACAGGGCAGATGAGCCGAACGCTTCTCAACGTTTACCGAGAAATGAGAGAAAACCCTCTCGTCATAATTTAA
- the fscn2b gene encoding fascin-2b, whose protein sequence is MPANGNRPLKLQFGLINHEGRYLTAEAFGFKLNASAPSLKKKQIWTLEQDSQDTQVIYLRSHLGRYLASDKDGKVTCEADGQNSDCRFLIVAQSNGSWALQSEQHLRFFGGSRDYLSCFAQVITDAELWAVHLALHPQANLLSVARKRYAHLSMEDGEIAVDMNIPWGVAALLTLVYQEGKYCLKTSDSRFLSNDGKLVTQSGRATAYTLELKCGKLAFKDCEGKYLSPMGPTGTLRSGRCSKPGKDELFDLEESHPQVVLTAANGRYVSIRQGVSLAANQEDETDMETFQMEIDKETKKCTFRTSQGNYWDLVAHGGIQSSATEVSAKSMFSVEWLGQKVALKANNGKYICTKKNGQLLAVSDSVGEDEQLTLKLINRPMLILRGENGFICHHKNSNLLDGSRSVYDIFSLQFSNGAYHIKGVDGRFWYVNSAGLVCSDGEVPEDFSLELLEHGRLAIRGKNGRYLRGDQGGTLKGDGLSLSSSALWEY, encoded by the exons ATGCCTGCTAATGGGAACCGTCCATTGAAGCTGCAGTTCGGTCTGATAAACCACGAGGGACGCTACCTCACTGCGGAGGCTTTCGGCTTCAAG CTGAATGCGTCAGCTCCCAGTCTGAAGAAGAAGCAGATCTGGACTCTGGAGCAGGACTCTCAGGACACCCAGGTGATCTACCTGCGCAGCCACCTGGGACGCTACCTGGCCTCCGACAAGGACGGCAAGGTCACCTGCGAGGCCGACGGGCAAAACTCAGACTGCCGCTTCCTCATCGTGGCTCAATCTAACGGCAGCTGGGCCCTGCAGTCCGAGCAGCACCTACGCTTCTTCGGAGGCTCTAGAGACTACCTGTCCTGCTTCGCCCAGGTCATCACAGACGCCGAGCTGTGGGCCGTTCACCTGGCTCTACACCCGCAGGCCAACCTGCTGTCCGTGGCCCGCAAGCGGTACGCCCACCTCTCCATGGAGGATGGGGAAATTGCCGTGGATATGAACATCCCCTGGGGTGTGGCGGCGCTCCTCACCCTGGTCTACCAGGAGGGAAAGTATTGCCTCAAGACCAGTGACAGCCGCTTCCTCAGCAATGATGGGAAGCTGGTGACGCAGAGCGGGAGGGCCACGGCGTACACACTGGAGCTGAAGTGTGGGAAGCTGGCCTTTAAAGACTGTGAGGGGAAGTATTTGTCTCCCATGGGGCCCACGGGCACCCTGAGGTCCGGACGGTGCTCCAAGCCGGGCAAAGATGAACTGTTTGACCTGGAGGAGAGCCACCCACAGGTGGTTCTGACGGCCGCCAATGGGCGATATGTCTCCATAAGACAAG GAGTAAGCCTTGCAGCCAACCAGGAAGACGAGACGGACATGGAGACGTTTCAGATGGAGATCGACAAGGAGACCAAGAAGTGCACGTTCCGCACCAGCCAAGGGAACTACTGGGATCTGGTGGCCCACGGAGGCATCCAGAGCTCAGCCACTGaagt GTCAGCTAAAAGCATGTTCTCAGTGGAGTGGCTCGGCCAGAAGGTGGCACTAAAGGCTAACAATGGGAAATACATCTGCACCAAGAAGAACGGCCAGCTGCTGGCTGTCAGTGACTCCGTAG GTGAGGACGAACAGCTGACGTTGAAACTGATCAACAGGCCGATGCTCATCCTGAGAGGAGAGAACGGCTTCATCTGTCATCACAAGAACTCCAACCTGCTGGACGGCAGCAGATCCGTCTACGACATCTTCAGCCTGCAGTTCAGCAACGGGGCGTACCACATCAAAG GAGTGGACGGCCGGTTCTGGTACGTGAACAGCGCCGGGCTGGTGTGTTCAGACGGGGAGGTTCCTGAGGATTTCTCCCTGGAGCTTCTGGAGCACGGCCGCCTCGCCATCCGGGGAAAGAACGGAAGATACCTGCGAGGAGACCAGGGAGGGACGCTGAAGGGAGACGGACTCAGCCTGAGCAGCTCGGCCCTGTGGGagtattaa